The following are encoded together in the Lactuca sativa cultivar Salinas chromosome 1, Lsat_Salinas_v11, whole genome shotgun sequence genome:
- the LOC111884947 gene encoding uncharacterized protein LOC111884947, with protein sequence MMLAKDKGVQPPTVRPCGICTQVGHPTDMCPQLQEEDYEEAKALGGFLGSSQRGYEQPRGDQRWNNNQGWGGNQQGNYHPSQPHQYQQILPFPPQNFQPRQPQHPPQQARSSKTKGSIKNLEKQVSQLAISVSKLESQGKLHVQTEANPRHNVCAITLRSRKSYDGPKLSVDQKEEEIVVEEMTKEEKEEEKTIEKKPFITESKATPAPFPERLKSTKKEREENEIMQMFKRVQINIPLLKVIKQVPRYARFLKDLCVSKKKLKGNQVITVGEHVSAVLQKRMPPKCKDPGVFTVPCKLGNLYVPRAMLDLGASVNVLPHSLFKSIGVGTLSKTSVIIQLADRSLVYPKGVLEDVLVQVDKFVFPADFYVLDMGDDDSLSSSSILLGRPFLKTSKTKIDVYNGTLSMEFDGEVINFNVHEAKKTPFDV encoded by the exons ATGATGCTTGCAAAAGACAAGGGCGTGCAACCACCAACAGTTAGACCTTGTGGTATTTGTACACAAGTTGGACATCCAACCGACATGTGCCCTCAACTTCAAGAGGAAGATTATGAAGAAGCAAAAGCCCTGGGAGGTTTTCTTGGATCTAGTCAAAGGGGATATGAGCAGCCACGAGGTGATCAAAGATGGAACAACAATCAAGGTTGGGGAGGAAATCAACAAGGGAACTATCATCCAAGTCAACCACATCAATACCAACAAATACTACCTTTTCCACCACAAAACTTTCAGCCAAGGCAACCACAACACCCTCCTCAACAAGCGCGTTCATCAA AGACAAAAGGAAGCATAAAGAACTTAGAGAAACAAGTTTCACAACTTGCTATTTCCGTAAGCAAACTAGAATCTCAAGGAAAGTTGCATGTCCAAACTGAAGCAAACCCAAGGCACAATGTATGTGCCATCACATTGAGAAGCAGGAAGAGTTATGATGGTCCAAAATTGTCGGTTGATCAAAAGGAAGAAGAAATAGTAGTTGAAGAGATGACCAAAGAAGAGAAGGAGGAAGAGAAAACAATTGAAAAGAAGCCCTTCATCACTGAGTCTAAAGCCACACCTGCTCCATTTCCCGAAAGATTAAAGAGCACAAAGAAAGAACGGGAGGAGAATGAGATCATGcaaatgttcaagagagttcaaatCAACATTCCACTCCTCAAGGTCATCAAGCAGGTACCTAGATACGCAAGGTTCCTTAAGGATCTTTGTGTatctaaaaagaaattaaaaggaaaTCAAGTCATAACGGTTGGGGAGCATGTATCCGCGGTTTTGCAAAAGAGGATGCCCCCGAAGTGCAAGGATCCCGGTGTTTTTACCGTGCCTTGCAAGTTGGGAAATCTTTATGTACCTCGAGCTATGCTTGATCTAGGTGCATCCGTAAATGTCCTACCACATTCTCTTTTCAAATCAATTGGTGTAGGAACATTGAGCAAAACCAGTGTGATCATCCAACTTGCTGACCGGTCTTTGGTATACCCAAAGGGAGTATTAGAGGACGTGTTAGTGCAAGTCGATAAATTTGTCTTCCCGGCTGATTTTTATGTCTTAGATATGGGAGATGATGACTCTCTAAGTTCAAGTTCCATACTTTTGGGTAGACCTTTTCTTAAAACTTCTAAAACAAAAATCGATGTCTACAATGGAACTTTGAGTATGGAATTTGATGGTGAAGTTATCAACTTCAATGTGCATGAAGCAAAAAAGACTCCTTTTGATGTTTAA